One window from the genome of Dolosigranulum savutiense encodes:
- a CDS encoding threonine/serine exporter family protein: MTEATTYQAEEALNICMDIGRLMLSNGAETYRVEDTMHRIATSFKLEHVNVFVVPTAIIMTTKNEVGADVTQLVRVTDRATNLEMVAELNQLSRDLSTQPKSPNEVRAYLYLLQMRIREFPPYLTVLLAAITTGFFPFLFGGSWPDIIPAFLAGGLGEFLFEYVNGSTNITFFAEVVAAFAIGLTAFTLYTLGLGENMNAIIISGVMTLVPGIAITNGIRDLMAGHLLAGVSTLAKALLTAGAIGVGIAVVLTFI, translated from the coding sequence ATGACAGAAGCTACTACCTATCAGGCAGAAGAAGCACTTAATATTTGCATGGATATTGGTCGCTTAATGCTATCCAATGGGGCTGAGACTTATCGCGTGGAAGATACGATGCACCGTATTGCGACAAGTTTTAAATTAGAACATGTGAATGTCTTCGTCGTTCCAACAGCGATTATTATGACAACCAAAAATGAAGTCGGAGCTGATGTCACGCAACTCGTCCGTGTGACTGATCGTGCCACGAACTTGGAGATGGTAGCAGAACTGAACCAACTTTCTCGCGATCTATCCACTCAGCCTAAGTCACCCAATGAAGTACGTGCCTATCTTTATCTCCTTCAGATGCGTATCCGAGAATTTCCACCATACTTAACCGTTCTATTAGCGGCGATAACAACCGGCTTCTTCCCCTTCTTATTTGGTGGGAGTTGGCCCGACATTATTCCAGCTTTTCTCGCGGGAGGACTTGGCGAATTTTTATTCGAGTATGTGAATGGTAGTACCAATATTACCTTCTTCGCTGAAGTTGTTGCTGCTTTCGCTATCGGGCTCACAGCCTTTACACTCTATACGTTAGGTCTGGGGGAAAATATGAATGCCATTATCATCAGTGGCGTTATGACCTTGGTTCCAGGAATTGCAATTACGAATGGTATCCGTGACCTCATGGCGGGCCACTTATTGGCTGGTGTGAGCACTTTAGCCAAAGCACTGCTAACAGCTGGTGCTATTGGCGTTGGCATTGCTGTTGTCTTGACATTTATTTAG
- a CDS encoding Cof-type HAD-IIB family hydrolase produces MIKLIVSDMDGTLLNEEIELSDENLAAIKDAQAHGIHFAIATGRDYQTGYTIVQERGINCSFFGLNGAIGYDEEGNRLYTKNLKPSTVQTLLHVLDCEDVHVNIMTDKGVYSTNYEREREYLRHVLSDINKTLAPERLEEKLDLFLEQHNITYLDNFQELIRRDDEEILKVSAQTTAGEEMLTELKDSLLQAADDIVITASSAMNLEINHKDATKGFAVATYARELGIDHTEVLTIGDNINDLSMLEWAEHGTAMANAAPEAKETAAYETGSNSEHGVAQIINRVLAGEIY; encoded by the coding sequence ATGATTAAATTAATTGTGTCAGATATGGATGGGACACTGCTGAATGAAGAAATTGAATTGTCAGATGAGAACTTAGCTGCGATCAAAGACGCTCAAGCACATGGGATTCACTTCGCTATTGCAACTGGTCGCGACTATCAAACAGGCTACACCATTGTCCAAGAACGTGGCATAAACTGTTCGTTCTTTGGCTTGAACGGTGCAATTGGATACGATGAGGAAGGCAACCGCCTCTATACGAAGAACCTCAAGCCATCAACTGTCCAAACTTTATTGCATGTCTTAGATTGTGAGGATGTCCATGTTAATATCATGACGGACAAAGGGGTCTACTCAACCAATTACGAGCGCGAACGCGAATACTTACGCCATGTCCTTAGCGATATTAACAAGACCTTGGCTCCTGAACGCTTGGAAGAGAAGCTCGATCTGTTCTTAGAGCAACACAATATCACTTATCTCGACAACTTCCAAGAACTCATTCGTCGCGATGACGAGGAAATCTTAAAAGTATCTGCCCAAACCACTGCCGGTGAAGAGATGCTAACCGAGCTGAAAGATTCATTGCTCCAAGCAGCTGATGATATTGTCATTACGGCCTCTAGTGCAATGAACCTAGAGATCAACCACAAAGATGCGACCAAAGGATTTGCTGTTGCAACCTATGCTCGTGAACTCGGTATTGATCATACAGAAGTCCTCACAATCGGCGACAATATTAATGACTTATCTATGCTTGAATGGGCAGAACACGGAACTGCTATGGCTAACGCTGCCCCAGAAGCAAAAGAAACGGCCGCATACGAGACAGGATCTAACAGTGAACATGGGGTGGCCCAAATTATTAACCGTGTCCTAGCCGGTGAAATTTACTAA
- a CDS encoding ABC transporter ATP-binding protein — MTKKFGRKTVIDNANFNIAAGEICAVIGKNGAGKTTLFKLLTEQLFPNKGHIEFQGSFERPSIGTLIENPVFFPKFSAYHNLAYFSKQITGSIDKERIQEVLELVELENSRRKFEQFSLGMKQRLGIALALLFKPDLLVLDEPSNGLDPEGVRDIRQILLKVNRERRTTIIVSSHVLTELEEIATDYIILNEGQIVEKVSKDKLIDNMVKTLVIKVDAAKQAATVLNEQFDALEIKIVDATTLHLSSDDIPSYDINRRLVSKGIQVHSLTIQNETLEDYFFEKVGV; from the coding sequence TTGACAAAAAAATTTGGACGCAAGACCGTTATTGACAATGCAAATTTCAACATAGCAGCCGGTGAAATCTGTGCCGTTATCGGGAAAAACGGTGCCGGTAAGACAACGCTCTTCAAGTTACTAACGGAACAACTTTTTCCGAACAAAGGACATATTGAATTCCAAGGATCTTTCGAGCGCCCAAGTATCGGAACCTTAATCGAGAACCCCGTCTTTTTCCCAAAATTCTCAGCCTATCATAATCTGGCTTACTTCTCTAAGCAGATCACTGGATCAATCGACAAGGAACGCATCCAAGAGGTCTTAGAGCTCGTTGAGCTGGAGAATTCTCGCCGAAAATTCGAACAATTCTCACTAGGAATGAAGCAACGTCTCGGCATCGCGCTAGCTCTCTTATTCAAACCAGACCTCTTAGTCTTGGATGAGCCTAGCAACGGACTTGACCCAGAAGGTGTACGCGATATTCGCCAAATCTTACTTAAAGTCAACCGCGAACGACGCACCACCATTATCGTCTCCAGCCATGTACTAACTGAGCTGGAAGAGATCGCAACGGACTACATTATTCTAAACGAAGGTCAGATTGTGGAGAAAGTTTCAAAAGATAAACTTATTGATAACATGGTCAAGACACTTGTTATTAAAGTGGATGCTGCCAAGCAAGCTGCTACAGTGCTCAATGAACAGTTTGATGCCTTAGAGATTAAGATCGTCGACGCTACGACCTTGCACCTTAGCTCTGATGATATCCCATCTTATGATATCAACCGCCGCCTGGTCAGCAAAGGCATCCAGGTCCATTCCCTTACTATTCAGAACGAGACCTTAGAAGATTACTTCTTCGAGAAAGTAGGTGTGTAA
- a CDS encoding threonine/serine exporter family protein, producing the protein MFTYYIMPIFSATIATVGFGILYNIPKRTIPASATTSGLGWIVYFICTQVFHLPLFVGTTLASFTIALISQLFAKHYRMPVTIFAIPAIIPLVPGGSAYNSMLAFVTGEILSAMRYLIETFIVAGGLALGLTVNSAIFQVLSPRAIIQQGRRYLP; encoded by the coding sequence ATGTTTACTTATTATATTATGCCTATTTTCTCAGCCACTATTGCAACAGTTGGGTTTGGCATTCTCTATAATATTCCGAAGCGAACAATTCCGGCGTCCGCTACGACGAGTGGTCTGGGGTGGATCGTCTACTTCATCTGCACGCAAGTTTTTCACTTGCCGTTATTTGTCGGGACGACCCTAGCCTCCTTCACCATCGCCCTAATTAGTCAACTCTTCGCCAAGCATTACCGTATGCCAGTAACCATCTTCGCCATTCCAGCGATTATCCCGCTTGTCCCTGGGGGTAGCGCATATAACAGTATGCTTGCCTTCGTGACGGGTGAGATTCTATCAGCCATGCGATATTTAATTGAGACCTTTATTGTCGCAGGGGGCTTAGCACTAGGCCTGACCGTTAACAGCGCCATCTTCCAAGTCCTCTCGCCGCGCGCCATTATCCAACAAGGCCGACGTTACTTGCCTTGA
- a CDS encoding uracil-DNA glycosylase, translating into MNLPVMNDWRPILEEAMQTEAYQQLRAFLKQEYRENTVYPAMEHIWNAFEQTPYEKVKAVILGQDPYHGEGQAHGLSFSVQPGIPIPPSLNNIYKELQSDLGIAPVNHGFLRAWTEEGVLMLNTVLTVRAGEANSHRGKGWEALTDHVIKALNERSTPIVFILWGNQAIAKEAMIDETRHAIIRSSHPSPLAAYRSFFGSQPFSKTNTVLQALEMEPINWELPHHVSSDEV; encoded by the coding sequence ATGAATTTACCGGTGATGAATGACTGGCGACCGATATTAGAAGAAGCGATGCAGACAGAGGCGTATCAACAATTACGAGCATTCTTAAAGCAAGAATATCGCGAAAATACGGTATATCCAGCGATGGAACATATTTGGAATGCCTTCGAGCAGACCCCTTATGAGAAGGTGAAGGCTGTTATCTTAGGACAAGATCCGTATCATGGGGAAGGACAAGCACACGGCTTATCATTCTCTGTACAGCCTGGCATACCGATTCCACCATCACTGAACAATATTTATAAAGAGTTGCAGTCTGATCTCGGGATTGCGCCGGTTAATCATGGCTTTTTACGAGCATGGACAGAAGAAGGTGTACTGATGCTGAACACGGTGCTGACAGTTCGGGCCGGAGAAGCGAATTCACACCGCGGGAAGGGCTGGGAAGCATTGACCGATCATGTCATCAAAGCGTTAAATGAACGCTCAACCCCGATTGTCTTCATTCTGTGGGGCAACCAAGCCATTGCCAAAGAAGCGATGATTGATGAGACGCGACATGCGATTATCCGTAGTTCTCATCCGAGTCCATTGGCAGCTTATCGTAGCTTTTTTGGATCTCAGCCGTTCTCCAAGACGAATACGGTGTTGCAGGCACTAGAGATGGAGCCGATTAATTGGGAACTTCCTCACCACGTCTCATCGGATGAAGTTTAG
- a CDS encoding DUF2599 domain-containing protein — protein sequence MGFAVDDIETHAEEISDKVDISIDVGHNYSNRSSFDVGVEENYRVVDTSSSNEVNLDVLLEGINGISAELDGENVFSIYDSVNGYNSSLSLMLTYIDDNTGEVKQAQVHEPFIENQKISYTIDTSDVNGDLTIATARSVNSFSYYFQSSKWISRSGVISLSLSPKQSWVRTVVHGDNPNASASLKNDSWQTVLNNYSGHSNWRNTSSMRSQYMCHVHWAGYWKTPWNLEPHRTGTAIASNSCNP from the coding sequence ATGGGGTTTGCTGTTGATGATATAGAGACTCATGCTGAAGAAATCTCCGATAAAGTTGACATCTCAATAGATGTTGGACACAATTATTCAAACCGTTCGTCCTTTGATGTAGGAGTAGAAGAAAATTATCGCGTAGTAGACACTTCAAGTTCTAATGAAGTTAATTTAGATGTATTGTTAGAAGGTATTAACGGAATTAGTGCTGAGTTAGATGGCGAAAATGTATTTTCTATATATGACTCAGTTAATGGATATAATAGTTCATTATCTTTGATGCTAACATATATAGACGATAACACAGGAGAAGTAAAACAAGCTCAAGTACATGAACCCTTTATTGAGAACCAAAAAATATCGTACACTATAGATACGTCTGATGTTAATGGAGATTTAACTATAGCAACAGCAAGGAGTGTCAATAGTTTTTCATATTACTTTCAAAGTAGTAAATGGATATCTCGTAGTGGAGTAATTTCACTGTCCTTATCTCCAAAACAATCATGGGTTCGTACAGTTGTTCATGGTGACAACCCTAATGCGTCTGCGTCATTAAAAAATGATAGTTGGCAAACAGTCCTAAACAATTACAGTGGACATTCGAATTGGAGAAACACTTCCAGTATGAGATCGCAGTATATGTGTCATGTTCATTGGGCTGGGTATTGGAAAACACCATGGAATCTTGAGCCACATAGAACAGGAACAGCAATAGCTAGTAATAGTTGTAATCCTTAA
- the hchA gene encoding glyoxalase III HchA produces the protein MTELSQQPQRDKAEHNAYFPSEYSLDAYTSPKTDFDGYKIETPYEGPTRKILVVASDERYVQMKNGKFFSTGNHPVETLLPMMHLAHAGFDLEVATLSGNSVKIEMWAMPEDDKPVMDFYHEILPKFEQPHKLADILAAVTAEDSVYEGVFFPGGHAALVNLPESSDVNQVLNWAMTEKKDIITLCHGPAALLAGALDDQEFLFKDFEMVVFPDALDEGANQEIGYMPGKLKWLLAERLEELGATVLNDEMSGQVHKDRNLLTGDSPLAANALGILAADELLKRLG, from the coding sequence ATGACAGAATTAAGTCAACAGCCACAAAGAGATAAAGCGGAACATAATGCATATTTTCCATCAGAGTATTCACTAGATGCCTATACTAGTCCAAAAACAGACTTCGATGGGTACAAAATTGAGACGCCGTATGAAGGGCCGACGCGAAAGATTTTAGTCGTGGCGTCTGATGAGCGGTATGTTCAAATGAAGAATGGGAAGTTTTTCTCAACAGGGAATCACCCGGTTGAAACATTGCTACCGATGATGCACTTAGCACATGCTGGCTTTGATTTAGAGGTGGCTACATTGTCTGGCAATAGTGTCAAAATTGAGATGTGGGCGATGCCGGAAGACGATAAGCCGGTGATGGATTTCTACCATGAGATTTTGCCGAAGTTTGAACAGCCCCACAAATTAGCGGATATACTAGCAGCAGTGACAGCGGAAGATTCTGTCTATGAAGGCGTCTTCTTCCCGGGTGGTCACGCCGCATTAGTGAATTTGCCAGAGAGTTCAGATGTGAACCAAGTGCTTAATTGGGCGATGACTGAGAAAAAAGATATTATTACACTCTGCCACGGACCAGCAGCACTCTTGGCGGGGGCGTTAGACGATCAGGAGTTTTTATTCAAAGACTTCGAGATGGTGGTCTTCCCGGATGCGCTTGATGAGGGGGCGAACCAAGAGATTGGGTATATGCCAGGGAAGCTGAAGTGGTTATTGGCGGAGCGTCTGGAAGAGTTGGGCGCGACTGTCTTGAATGACGAGATGAGCGGTCAGGTGCATAAAGATCGCAATCTCTTGACGGGAGATAGTCCACTGGCAGCGAATGCACTGGGAATATTGGCGGCAGATGAATTACTGAAACGATTAGGATAA